One Gemmatimonadota bacterium DNA window includes the following coding sequences:
- a CDS encoding purine-nucleoside phosphorylase, which yields MPRHDPLDATADFLGSNGFAAARFGMILGTGFGSCVRAVEKKSVVPYGSIPHFPVSTVKGHEGNLVFGALGDASVILMQGRIHLYEGYDARQIAYPLEVMRRFGVEVLLVTNAAGGLNPRYEVGDLMIVRQHIHPIGGKLMGDLTSDTDGEPCYSASLRDSLLQISIQRNQHVQQGILAWMPGPSFETRAEIALLKTLGADAVTMSTVPEALAARRLGMRTVAVSCISNVWTGQAGETVDADDVVTTVESAAERCSDLFRGFLFRMATRV from the coding sequence ATGCCCCGTCATGATCCGTTGGATGCGACTGCGGACTTCCTGGGTTCGAACGGGTTCGCGGCCGCCCGCTTCGGCATGATTCTGGGTACCGGATTCGGGTCGTGCGTCCGGGCGGTCGAAAAGAAATCCGTTGTTCCCTACGGTTCCATCCCCCATTTTCCAGTATCGACCGTTAAAGGCCACGAAGGCAACCTGGTCTTCGGCGCCCTGGGCGATGCATCCGTGATTTTGATGCAGGGACGGATCCACCTGTACGAGGGTTACGACGCGAGGCAGATCGCCTATCCTCTCGAGGTAATGCGCCGGTTCGGCGTCGAGGTTCTGCTCGTGACCAATGCCGCCGGTGGACTGAATCCCCGGTACGAGGTGGGAGACCTCATGATCGTTCGGCAACATATCCATCCCATCGGCGGTAAACTGATGGGAGACTTGACGTCGGATACGGACGGCGAACCCTGTTACAGTGCGTCTTTGAGGGATTCGCTTCTACAGATCAGTATACAAAGAAACCAGCACGTCCAACAGGGAATTTTGGCTTGGATGCCCGGACCTTCCTTCGAAACCCGCGCCGAAATCGCACTGCTGAAAACACTGGGTGCGGACGCGGTGACCATGTCCACCGTCCCGGAAGCACTGGCGGCCCGGCGACTCGGCATGAGGACCGTGGCCGTATCGTGCATATCAAATGTGTGGACGGGTCAAGCAGGTGAAACCGTCGACGCGGACGACGTGGTGACGACGGTCGAATCGGCGGCAGAGCGATGCTCCGATCTGTTCCGTGGCTTTTTATTCCGGATGGCAACCCGCGTTTAG
- the trxA gene encoding thioredoxin, whose amino-acid sequence MSYEVSDFNKEVIEQSHTVPVLVDFWAEWCGPCKMLGPVIESLAERHRDRWKLVKVNTETHTDIARQYGIQGIPNVKMFVDGEVRDEFTGALPEPMIEQWLRKALPSPRAKQLEEALRLLETGARDASREMLEDILAVEPDNEKAAVCLARTWLDDDPGRSLELLRTIEPGTEYHDSAVVLRTIAELFLHLDTPERLEDAPVRPVYVQAIEHLRREEYDLALQRFIEVLEKNRSYDDDGARRSCVAIFGMLGEDHPTTRQYRRAFSNALYA is encoded by the coding sequence ATGAGTTACGAAGTTTCGGACTTCAACAAAGAAGTGATCGAACAGAGCCACACGGTCCCCGTGCTGGTCGATTTCTGGGCGGAATGGTGCGGGCCCTGCAAGATGCTCGGCCCCGTAATCGAATCCCTCGCCGAACGCCACCGGGATCGGTGGAAACTCGTGAAGGTCAACACGGAAACGCACACGGACATCGCCCGGCAATACGGGATACAGGGGATTCCGAACGTGAAGATGTTTGTCGACGGCGAAGTCCGGGACGAGTTTACCGGCGCACTGCCGGAGCCCATGATCGAACAGTGGCTCAGAAAAGCCCTGCCCAGTCCACGCGCGAAGCAGCTGGAAGAGGCACTCCGGCTGCTCGAAACCGGCGCCCGGGATGCGTCCCGCGAGATGCTGGAGGACATCCTGGCGGTCGAGCCGGACAACGAGAAGGCGGCGGTCTGCCTGGCGCGCACCTGGCTGGATGATGATCCCGGCCGCAGCCTGGAGCTCTTGCGAACCATCGAACCGGGCACGGAATACCACGACTCGGCGGTCGTACTGAGGACCATCGCGGAACTCTTCCTTCACCTGGACACTCCCGAGCGTCTCGAGGACGCCCCGGTCCGGCCCGTCTATGTCCAGGCGATCGAGCATCTCAGGCGGGAGGAATACGACCTTGCCCTGCAGCGCTTCATCGAGGTGCTGGAGAAGAACCGGTCCTATGACGACGACGGGGCCAGGAGGAGTTGCGTCGCCATATTCGGCATGCTCGGCGAGGACCACCCCACCACGCGGCAATACCGCCGTGCTTTCAGCAACGCACTGTACGCCTGA
- a CDS encoding acetyl-CoA carboxylase carboxyltransferase subunit beta → MAWFERRQRGLSPQKRKEIPKGLWVKCDKCDAMLYKAELERDFNVCAHCGYHFKIGHQGYISLIMDPDSFTETDTDLRTVDPLEFKEKENYPDYMKRYQKRTGMMEAVVSGTGRIEGRLVSLSIHDGSFLAGSMGSVVGEKVTRSIRRSLDLEIPLLVVATSGGARMQEGILSLMQMAKTSLWLNRLSEEKIPFVVVITNPTMAGVMASYASLGDFTLAEPGAMMGFAGGRVIEQTIGSSLPEGFQTAEFFLTKGFVDQVVPRTGLRETLSTILSYFPDREKKEELAPEAP, encoded by the coding sequence ATGGCCTGGTTTGAGAGAAGACAGCGGGGATTGAGCCCGCAGAAGCGCAAGGAAATACCGAAGGGGTTGTGGGTCAAGTGCGACAAGTGCGACGCCATGCTGTACAAGGCGGAGCTCGAACGGGACTTCAACGTATGCGCACACTGCGGGTACCATTTCAAGATCGGCCACCAGGGGTACATCTCCCTGATCATGGACCCGGACTCCTTCACGGAGACCGACACGGATCTGCGCACCGTCGACCCGCTCGAGTTCAAGGAGAAGGAAAACTACCCGGACTACATGAAGCGGTATCAGAAGCGGACCGGCATGATGGAGGCCGTGGTATCGGGCACGGGACGCATCGAGGGAAGGCTCGTTTCCCTGTCCATCCACGACGGGTCCTTCCTGGCCGGGAGCATGGGATCCGTAGTCGGCGAGAAGGTAACGCGGTCCATCCGGCGGTCACTTGACCTGGAGATCCCGCTGCTCGTGGTCGCCACGTCGGGCGGCGCGCGCATGCAGGAAGGCATCCTCTCCCTCATGCAGATGGCGAAGACTTCCCTCTGGCTGAACCGCCTGTCGGAGGAGAAGATCCCCTTTGTCGTCGTGATCACGAATCCGACCATGGCCGGCGTGATGGCGAGTTATGCTTCACTGGGAGACTTCACCCTGGCCGAGCCGGGCGCCATGATGGGCTTCGCCGGCGGAAGGGTGATCGAACAGACGATTGGATCGAGCCTGCCGGAGGGGTTCCAGACCGCGGAGTTCTTCCTGACCAAGGGTTTCGTCGACCAGGTCGTGCCCAGGACCGGGTTGCGGGAGACCCTGTCCACGATCCTGAGCTATTTCCCCGACCGGGAAAAGAAGGAAGAGTTGGCGCCGGAAGCGCCGTGA
- a CDS encoding cytidylate kinase-like family protein: protein MARHFQTVTSSPSTAECNKESIMSIITVAREYGSGGRDVARIVADRLGYDCVDKELIAETAHAAGVSEDVVEQLDEVGESPIRRFLGELFTPSTVYSLSPEYPPLIWPYVPGDDEGTKDPTSLKNTFLDRDEYLQILRDTIRSLADRQHIIIVGRGCQCILADRKDVFHTLFVAPFDYRVDVIMDEMNLARDRAAELIKEKDRQRSLYLQHNYHRDWTDPTLYHAVFNTSLTSWENMADIVIDFHRRLFGDDD from the coding sequence ATGGCGCGGCACTTTCAAACGGTTACCTCGTCTCCTTCGACGGCTGAATGCAACAAGGAGTCCATCATGAGCATCATTACGGTCGCCAGGGAATACGGCAGCGGTGGGAGGGACGTTGCGAGGATCGTCGCTGACCGCCTCGGTTATGATTGCGTGGACAAGGAACTCATCGCCGAAACCGCCCATGCCGCGGGCGTTTCGGAGGATGTCGTCGAGCAGCTGGACGAAGTGGGCGAATCGCCCATACGACGCTTTCTCGGCGAACTGTTCACGCCTTCGACCGTCTACTCCCTTTCCCCGGAATACCCGCCCCTAATCTGGCCCTACGTACCGGGCGACGACGAGGGGACGAAAGATCCCACCTCCCTGAAGAACACCTTCCTGGACCGGGACGAATACCTCCAGATCCTCCGGGATACCATCCGTTCGCTGGCCGACAGGCAGCACATCATCATCGTAGGGCGCGGGTGCCAGTGCATCCTGGCGGACCGCAAGGACGTCTTCCACACCCTGTTCGTCGCGCCATTCGATTACCGGGTCGACGTTATCATGGACGAGATGAACCTCGCGCGGGACCGTGCCGCCGAACTCATCAAGGAAAAGGACCGGCAGCGGTCGCTGTACCTGCAGCACAACTACCATCGCGACTGGACGGATCCGACGCTGTACCACGCGGTTTTCAACACGTCCCTGACGTCGTGGGAGAACATGGCCGACATCGTGATCGACTTCCACCGCAGACTCTTCGGCGACGACGATTGA